The Halalkalibacter krulwichiae genome has a segment encoding these proteins:
- a CDS encoding MazG nucleotide pyrophosphohydrolase domain-containing protein: MNLGKAALTAHVLHDVNEERIRQNEKWGLQRHQHGVWLSILVEEVGEVAEAIQKGMVSEKETDAHDLYNELIQVAAVAVAIAEQVKEEEINV; encoded by the coding sequence ATGAACTTAGGCAAAGCCGCGTTAACCGCTCATGTTCTACATGATGTGAACGAAGAACGTATAAGACAAAATGAAAAATGGGGGCTTCAACGTCACCAGCATGGTGTGTGGCTGTCGATCTTAGTTGAAGAAGTTGGTGAGGTTGCAGAGGCCATTCAAAAAGGCATGGTAAGCGAAAAGGAAACAGATGCTCATGATCTTTACAACGAATTAATTCAAGTGGCTGCTGTTGCTGTTGCTATTGCTGAGCAAGTAAAGGAGGAAGAGATCAATGTTTAA
- a CDS encoding zinc-finger domain-containing protein, translated as MNALHKERMFRTEITWKIAEIEDKQCKPCEHSGKSDHIGPYCKNCPVGQKLQSLGKLLTQKTQELREKRNTKPKDPELTKELYLQYKKSKLTDQEVADKYKITIHSIKHKKRKWGLIKTWRPSRENKQSQS; from the coding sequence ATGAACGCTCTTCATAAAGAAAGGATGTTTAGAACTGAAATAACTTGGAAGATTGCTGAAATTGAAGACAAGCAATGTAAACCGTGTGAGCATAGCGGAAAATCAGATCATATTGGTCCTTATTGCAAAAATTGTCCTGTTGGTCAGAAACTTCAAAGTCTAGGAAAGCTGTTAACTCAAAAGACTCAGGAGTTAAGGGAGAAAAGGAACACAAAACCCAAAGATCCCGAATTAACGAAGGAACTATATTTGCAATATAAAAAGTCTAAGCTTACCGATCAAGAAGTTGCGGATAAATATAAAATCACGATTCATTCTATCAAACACAAGAAACGAAAGTGGGGATTAATTAAGACTTGGAGGCCGTCTCGTGAAAATAAACAATCTCAGTCCTGA